In the genome of Hyphobacterium sp. CCMP332, one region contains:
- a CDS encoding histidine kinase: protein MTQSYSLNAFSAPNIRIFRPEMNNTYYPQTHPILRILKIPSIFTIGIIIKITIDVILNLKFRNYPLFENGLVYLGAGFIAWLIYQSLKTINDQLNYSFPWDRNPVRRFFIQALVDVTLSIVLIALFRVMIAYFNWENTYVNVIEEFVNLIVVGVFTLLFVVGDLSYFLVNRWRVSLAELESFKKENLAFEFGMLKTQINPHFLFNSLNTLSGLVHTNADMASEFIRQLSRLYRNLLKEKENIHSLEKELELLNSYTYLVGLRFSNNLHISINIVEKYKSLNIAPLSLQMLIENAIKHNVISAKKPLYIEIKSIDDNKIEVMNNLQPKLEKEESTEIGLKNIQKRYEFLTDRKVEIQSAEDKFKVIIPLI from the coding sequence ATGACGCAGTCCTATTCTCTAAATGCGTTTTCTGCTCCAAATATTCGTATTTTCAGGCCGGAGATGAACAATACTTATTATCCACAGACACATCCAATTTTGAGAATCCTGAAGATTCCGTCAATTTTCACGATTGGTATAATAATTAAAATTACCATTGACGTCATTTTAAACCTGAAGTTTAGAAACTACCCACTTTTTGAAAACGGTTTGGTGTACCTGGGAGCAGGATTTATTGCCTGGTTGATTTATCAAAGTCTTAAAACCATAAATGACCAATTGAATTATTCATTTCCCTGGGACAGAAACCCTGTTCGTCGGTTTTTTATCCAGGCTCTTGTGGATGTCACACTATCAATAGTATTAATTGCACTTTTTCGGGTGATGATTGCATATTTTAATTGGGAAAACACTTATGTCAATGTTATAGAAGAATTTGTAAATCTGATTGTAGTGGGTGTATTTACCTTGCTTTTTGTAGTAGGAGATTTAAGTTATTTTTTAGTTAATCGCTGGAGGGTTTCCCTTGCTGAGTTAGAGTCATTTAAGAAAGAGAACCTGGCTTTTGAGTTTGGTATGTTAAAGACTCAGATTAATCCGCATTTTTTATTTAATAGTTTAAATACACTTTCCGGACTTGTTCATACCAATGCCGACATGGCTAGCGAATTTATCAGGCAGCTATCCAGGCTTTACAGAAACTTACTTAAGGAAAAAGAAAATATTCATTCTCTTGAAAAAGAATTGGAATTGCTTAATTCCTATACTTATCTGGTAGGACTTCGGTTTTCAAATAACCTTCATATTAGTATCAACATCGTAGAGAAATACAAATCCTTAAACATAGCCCCACTGAGTTTGCAGATGCTTATTGAAAATGCCATTAAACACAATGTAATATCGGCTAAAAAACCACTCTATATTGAAATTAAAAGTATAGACGACAATAAAATTGAAGTTATGAATAATCTCCAGCCAAAACTGGAAAAAGAAGAGTCGACTGAAATAGGATTAAAAAATATTCAAAAACGTTATGAGTTTTTAACCGATAGGAAAGTTGAAATCCAAAGCGCTGAGGATAAATTTAAAGTTATAATTCCCTTAATATGA
- a CDS encoding glutamine synthetase III: MSQFRITALQLAQNRPEKLVETPSDRASEYFAMEVFDLEKMKIKLSSDVFDKVEQAINKGTKIDKDTADVVASAARNWAVGKAATHYTHWFQPLTGATAEKHDSFFDSGDKIEKFKGSALVQQEPDASSFPSGGIRSTFEARGYTAWDPSSPMFIMNHTLCIPTVFVSYTGEALDYKAPLLKAVEAIDKAATETCKIFDRNVSRVTASLGVEQEYFVIDKALYAARPDLVMAGRTVFGHNPARGQQLDDHYFGSIPPRIHRFMRHFEIEALKLGIPVSTRHNEVAPSQFEVAPRFEEINKATDHNQLLMDVMNKVAEKHDLKVLFHEKPFAGLNGNGKHNNWSLITNSGVNLFQPSSSARENLQFLVFFVCTLKAVDQYADLLRASIASAGNDFRLGANEAPPAIISAFIGEQLTAVLDELEDNGNVKIEKGDNLYMKLGIDKIPEIILDNTDRNRTSPFAFTGNKFEFRAVGSDANVAQPMTALNLVVAEQLSQFNEDYKKATEKGKEKRLAIVEILRKYIKDSKKRRFEGDGYSEEWVKEAAKRGLENIKDTPRALDAYVSEKIVKLYKKHGVCHEKELEARHEIMLENYIMKVQIESRVMADLAMNHVIPTAVNYQNILIQNANGLKGLGIDNKDALETIKEISGYINSIQTYCKEMTEARKKLNKLVDSRKRAIGYCDEVKGKYFEKIRYAVDKLELLVNDEDWPLVKYREMLFIR, from the coding sequence ATGTCACAATTTAGGATCACAGCACTACAATTAGCCCAAAACAGACCGGAAAAACTTGTGGAAACTCCATCGGACAGAGCTTCGGAATATTTCGCGATGGAAGTTTTCGATCTGGAAAAAATGAAAATTAAACTGTCTTCGGATGTTTTTGACAAAGTTGAACAGGCCATCAACAAAGGCACAAAAATCGACAAAGATACAGCCGATGTGGTTGCTTCAGCTGCAAGAAACTGGGCGGTAGGAAAAGCCGCTACTCATTATACTCATTGGTTTCAACCCCTGACCGGCGCTACGGCTGAGAAACACGATTCATTTTTTGATTCAGGCGATAAAATTGAAAAATTCAAGGGATCAGCGCTTGTTCAACAAGAACCCGATGCCTCATCTTTTCCGAGTGGAGGCATTAGAAGTACTTTTGAGGCCAGGGGATATACGGCATGGGATCCGAGCTCTCCAATGTTCATTATGAATCACACCCTTTGCATCCCAACCGTATTCGTTTCTTATACCGGAGAAGCCCTGGATTATAAAGCCCCACTGCTGAAAGCCGTTGAAGCCATTGATAAGGCCGCCACAGAAACCTGTAAGATATTTGACCGAAATGTTTCACGTGTTACGGCATCTTTGGGTGTCGAACAGGAATATTTTGTAATTGATAAGGCTTTATATGCCGCACGTCCTGATCTTGTAATGGCCGGAAGAACAGTTTTTGGCCATAATCCCGCCAGAGGCCAGCAATTGGATGATCATTATTTTGGATCCATTCCTCCTCGTATTCACCGGTTTATGCGACATTTTGAAATAGAAGCATTGAAACTGGGAATACCTGTAAGTACCCGTCATAATGAAGTAGCGCCAAGTCAGTTTGAAGTAGCACCCAGATTTGAAGAGATTAACAAAGCTACAGATCACAATCAGCTATTAATGGATGTGATGAACAAAGTTGCTGAAAAGCATGACCTAAAAGTATTATTTCATGAAAAACCATTTGCCGGATTAAATGGAAATGGAAAACACAATAACTGGTCTTTAATTACCAATTCCGGTGTCAATTTATTTCAACCCAGCAGCAGTGCAAGAGAAAACCTGCAATTCTTGGTATTCTTTGTCTGTACGCTAAAAGCTGTAGACCAATACGCCGACCTCTTAAGAGCGAGTATCGCATCGGCGGGAAATGATTTCAGGCTTGGGGCTAACGAAGCACCTCCGGCAATAATTTCTGCCTTTATTGGAGAGCAGCTTACAGCCGTATTGGATGAGCTTGAGGACAATGGCAATGTAAAAATTGAAAAAGGAGACAATCTTTACATGAAATTGGGAATTGATAAAATTCCTGAAATTATTTTGGATAATACAGATAGGAACAGAACATCGCCTTTTGCATTTACCGGAAACAAATTTGAATTCAGAGCCGTTGGATCCGATGCCAATGTAGCACAGCCCATGACAGCTCTTAACCTCGTCGTTGCCGAACAGCTAAGTCAGTTTAACGAAGATTACAAAAAAGCAACTGAAAAAGGCAAGGAAAAAAGATTAGCTATAGTAGAAATACTCAGGAAATATATAAAAGACTCTAAGAAACGCCGATTTGAAGGTGATGGATATTCTGAAGAATGGGTAAAAGAAGCGGCTAAAAGAGGTCTTGAAAATATAAAAGACACCCCTAGAGCTTTGGATGCTTATGTGTCTGAAAAGATCGTCAAGCTTTATAAAAAGCACGGTGTCTGTCATGAAAAAGAGTTGGAAGCAAGGCATGAAATCATGCTTGAAAACTATATCATGAAGGTTCAGATTGAAAGCCGTGTAATGGCTGACCTCGCTATGAACCATGTCATACCTACAGCCGTAAATTATCAGAACATCTTAATTCAAAATGCCAATGGCTTAAAAGGTTTGGGGATAGATAATAAGGATGCCTTGGAAACAATTAAGGAAATTTCAGGATATATCAATAGCATCCAGACTTACTGTAAGGAAATGACAGAAGCAAGGAAAAAACTGAATAAACTTGTAGATTCAAGAAAGAGAGCCATAGGCTATTGTGATGAAGTAAAAGGCAAATACTTTGAAAAGATTAGATATGCAGTTGATAAACTTGAATTGCTAGTAAACGATGAAGATTGGCCCCTGGTTAAGTATCGTGAAATGTTATTCATTCGATAA
- the mtaB gene encoding tRNA (N(6)-L-threonylcarbamoyladenosine(37)-C(2))-methylthiotransferase MtaB, giving the protein MKKVAFYTLGCKLNFSETSTISSMFEEKGYEKVAFHNAADVYIINTCSVTDNADKKCRKVVREALNHSNNPFIAIIGCYAQLKPQEIADIPGVDAVLGASEKFQLFDLLGEFEKSEATKVFASDIKEAKKFNHSYSIHDRTRTFLKVQDGCNYKCAFCTIPLARGKSRSDSIENIVNAAENIAEGETREIVLTGVNIGDFGIQNGKRKERFIELIQELDKVDGIDRFRISSIEPNLLSNEIIEFVADSDKFMPHFHIPLQSGSDAILEKMRRRYKTDLYRQRVSKIRELMPHAGIGVDVITGFPGENEEEFLKTYHFLNELDVSYLHVFTFSERDNTDAIKMDGVIPVKDRQRRSKMLRNLSQKKKRAFYERHINYISEVLYEADIEDGKISGFTDNYIRFETEFDPLLINEIQKVKITSIGENQMARGFGIIAENMVI; this is encoded by the coding sequence ATGAAAAAGGTTGCTTTTTACACATTAGGCTGCAAGTTGAATTTCTCAGAAACCTCTACCATTTCTTCAATGTTTGAAGAAAAAGGTTATGAAAAAGTTGCTTTTCATAATGCTGCCGATGTTTATATTATTAATACTTGTTCAGTCACAGATAATGCGGATAAAAAATGCCGGAAAGTTGTTCGGGAAGCTTTAAATCATTCCAACAATCCATTTATTGCAATAATTGGGTGTTATGCTCAGCTTAAACCGCAGGAAATTGCTGACATTCCCGGTGTAGATGCCGTTTTGGGGGCATCTGAAAAATTTCAACTTTTTGATTTATTGGGAGAATTTGAAAAAAGTGAAGCAACAAAAGTTTTTGCTAGTGATATAAAAGAGGCTAAAAAATTCAACCACTCCTACTCCATTCATGACAGAACCAGAACATTTCTCAAAGTACAGGATGGCTGTAATTATAAATGCGCCTTTTGCACCATTCCATTGGCAAGAGGTAAAAGCAGAAGTGACAGCATTGAAAATATTGTAAATGCAGCTGAAAATATAGCGGAAGGAGAAACCAGAGAAATTGTACTCACAGGAGTCAATATAGGTGATTTTGGAATTCAGAATGGAAAACGAAAAGAACGATTTATTGAATTAATACAAGAACTGGATAAAGTTGATGGAATTGACAGATTCAGGATTTCATCAATCGAACCCAATTTGTTGAGTAATGAAATAATTGAGTTTGTTGCCGATTCGGATAAATTCATGCCTCATTTTCATATCCCTTTGCAGTCAGGTTCAGATGCGATTTTAGAAAAAATGCGCAGACGGTATAAAACCGATCTCTACAGACAACGCGTGAGCAAAATAAGAGAACTTATGCCGCATGCCGGAATTGGGGTTGATGTAATTACCGGTTTCCCTGGAGAAAACGAAGAAGAGTTTTTGAAGACCTATCATTTTTTGAATGAACTGGATGTATCTTACCTTCATGTCTTTACATTTTCAGAACGTGACAATACGGATGCAATCAAAATGGATGGGGTAATACCAGTTAAGGATAGACAGCGACGTTCAAAAATGCTTCGAAACCTTTCACAAAAAAAGAAAAGAGCTTTTTACGAAAGACATATAAATTATATTTCCGAAGTACTTTACGAAGCAGATATTGAAGATGGAAAAATTTCGGGTTTCACTGATAATTATATAAGATTTGAAACAGAATTTGATCCGCTTCTTATCAATGAAATTCAAAAAGTGAAAATTACATCTATTGGGGAAAACCAAATGGCACGCGGTTTTGGAATAATTGCAGAAAATATGGTCATTTGA
- a CDS encoding M2 family metallopeptidase has product MRNLVIIFIAVFLFSCEFQKEEQNNVKEEAQAFLDAYTAEFVDLYYASSEAQWKANTMIIEGDTEIQKAVNAADEALAEFTGKKENIEKARKYLEIQDQLEPLQVKQFESILYMAANNPATVSDLVKKRIAAENAQNEKLFGFDFQIDGRSLSTNEIDNILKTENSVEKRLKAWECSKEVGKELKIGLKELRNLRNQTVQALGYDDYFTYQVSDYGMTVKEMMQMNKQLISDVWPLYRELHTYMRYELADKFGRDVPVMLPAHWLPNRWGQDWSAEVEVDGIDLDGILEEKGSQWLVEQSERFYVSMGFDSLPQSFYELSDLYPLAADANHKKNNHASAWHMDLKNDVRSLMSVEPNAEWYETTHHELGHIYYYMEYSNPNVPILLREGANRAYHEAIGSMLGLAAMQKPFLENLDLVPEGVETDETKTLLKEALNYIVFIPFSAGTMTHFEHDLYVDSIPETEFNERWWEYVNTFQGITAPNERGEDYCDAASKTHINNDAAQYYDYALSYVLLFQFHNHIAENILKQDPRATNYYGNTEVGNFLHEVLSPGATRDWRDLLKQTTGEDINAKAMLNYFAPLMDYLKEVNHGREHTLPETV; this is encoded by the coding sequence ATGAGAAACCTAGTCATAATTTTTATTGCAGTATTTCTTTTTTCATGTGAATTTCAGAAAGAAGAACAAAATAATGTAAAAGAAGAAGCCCAGGCCTTCCTCGATGCCTATACTGCCGAGTTTGTTGATCTTTATTATGCTTCAAGTGAAGCACAGTGGAAAGCGAATACGATGATCATCGAAGGCGATACTGAAATACAAAAAGCTGTAAATGCTGCCGATGAAGCACTTGCAGAATTCACAGGTAAAAAAGAGAATATTGAAAAAGCGAGAAAATACCTGGAAATTCAAGATCAACTCGAGCCACTACAAGTCAAACAATTTGAGTCAATACTGTACATGGCAGCCAATAACCCAGCAACTGTTTCAGATTTAGTTAAAAAACGAATTGCGGCAGAAAACGCCCAAAATGAAAAACTATTTGGTTTTGACTTTCAGATTGACGGGCGTTCCCTGAGCACCAATGAAATTGATAATATTCTTAAAACCGAAAATTCTGTAGAAAAGCGTTTGAAAGCATGGGAATGTTCAAAGGAAGTTGGCAAAGAGTTAAAAATAGGTCTGAAAGAATTGAGAAATCTCCGAAATCAGACAGTACAGGCTCTGGGTTATGATGATTATTTCACTTATCAGGTTTCAGATTATGGAATGACAGTTAAAGAAATGATGCAAATGAATAAGCAGCTTATAAGTGATGTTTGGCCACTATACAGGGAATTACATACTTATATGCGATATGAGCTTGCAGATAAATTTGGAAGGGATGTGCCGGTAATGTTGCCTGCACACTGGCTACCAAACCGTTGGGGACAGGATTGGTCTGCAGAAGTAGAAGTGGATGGCATTGATCTGGATGGAATACTGGAAGAGAAAGGTTCACAATGGTTGGTAGAACAATCAGAAAGATTTTATGTGAGCATGGGTTTTGATTCACTACCTCAGAGTTTTTACGAATTATCAGACCTCTACCCTCTGGCTGCTGACGCTAATCACAAAAAGAACAACCACGCTTCGGCCTGGCATATGGATTTGAAAAATGATGTGAGATCACTGATGTCTGTAGAACCCAACGCTGAATGGTATGAAACCACGCATCACGAATTGGGGCATATCTATTACTACATGGAATACAGTAATCCGAACGTCCCGATTTTACTTAGAGAAGGCGCCAATCGCGCTTATCACGAAGCCATAGGAAGTATGTTAGGTCTGGCAGCTATGCAAAAGCCTTTTTTAGAAAATCTGGATCTGGTTCCGGAAGGTGTAGAAACGGATGAAACAAAAACACTATTAAAAGAGGCCCTTAATTATATTGTATTTATACCTTTTTCGGCGGGAACAATGACTCATTTTGAACACGATTTATATGTGGACAGCATTCCGGAAACCGAATTTAATGAAAGATGGTGGGAATATGTGAATACCTTTCAGGGGATTACAGCTCCAAATGAAAGAGGCGAGGACTATTGCGATGCAGCCTCAAAAACGCATATAAACAACGACGCCGCTCAATATTATGATTATGCATTGTCTTATGTACTTCTGTTCCAGTTCCATAATCACATAGCTGAAAACATCCTCAAGCAAGATCCAAGAGCTACGAATTACTATGGAAATACGGAAGTAGGAAATTTCCTTCATGAAGTTTTATCCCCAGGCGCCACCAGAGACTGGAGAGATTTATTAAAACAAACCACCGGAGAAGACATCAATGCCAAAGCAATGCTAAATTATTTTGCTCCTCTGATGGATTATTTGAAAGAGGTAAATCATGGAAGGGAGCATACCCTGCCTGAGACAGTCTAG
- a CDS encoding DUF3109 family protein, which yields MYIVGDIYVSDEIAEECFICDLEKCKGACCVEGELGAPLKKEELSILEGEKNNIRPYLSEEGKAELDRQGLFVLDPDGEYSTPTIGGKECAYAIYEEDGKLACGIEKAWKDGKSNFRKPVSCHLYPIREVQYPKFLALNYHKWGICAPACELGKKMNQPLYFFLKEALIRRFGEAWFEDLKSQIKERENKK from the coding sequence TTGTACATCGTTGGAGATATTTATGTGAGCGATGAAATCGCTGAAGAATGCTTCATTTGTGACCTTGAAAAATGCAAAGGGGCATGTTGTGTTGAAGGAGAATTAGGTGCTCCATTAAAGAAGGAAGAGCTCAGTATTCTTGAAGGTGAGAAAAATAACATAAGACCTTATTTATCAGAAGAAGGAAAAGCTGAATTGGATCGACAAGGTTTATTTGTACTTGATCCCGATGGGGAATATTCGACACCTACAATAGGTGGTAAAGAATGTGCATATGCCATTTATGAAGAGGACGGAAAATTGGCCTGTGGAATTGAAAAGGCATGGAAAGATGGTAAATCGAATTTTCGAAAACCTGTTTCTTGTCATCTATATCCGATCAGGGAAGTCCAGTATCCCAAATTCCTGGCACTCAATTATCACAAATGGGGCATATGTGCTCCGGCATGTGAATTGGGTAAAAAAATGAATCAACCTCTTTATTTTTTTCTAAAAGAAGCACTCATTAGGAGATTTGGAGAGGCTTGGTTTGAGGATTTAAAAAGTCAGATAAAAGAAAGAGAAAATAAAAAATAA
- a CDS encoding UvrD-helicase domain-containing protein has product MGLNLDVLNEAQKAAVLQKEGPMMIIAGAGSGKTRVLTFRIAHLMDQGVDSFNILALTFTNKAAREMRNRIETEVGNEARNLWMGTFHSVFARILRAEGAKLGYPSNFTIYDTDDSKSLIKSIVKEFNLDDKLYKANVVLNRISAAKSRLISSQQYIDDPIYLSEDTEMQRPEIGRIYKAYAERCFKSSAMDFDDLLFNTHVLFHNHIDVLNKYQDRFKYVLVDEFQDTNYSQYLITRKLASRYQNICVVGDDAQSIYAFRGADITNILNFEKDYDDLKVFKLEQNYRSTKIIVEAANAVIKNNTAQLPKKVWTSNDDGDYIELIRATSDNEEARIIASQIFQNKMNEQLNNSDFAILYRTNAQSRSMEEALRKINIPYRIYGGLSFYQRKEIKDVIAYIRFVVNHNDEEAFKRIINWPKRGIGNTSIAKLIVAANENNTSIWEACKMANKIFPQRTATALSNFVTLIESMSIDMDKRDAHEAAEIIVKRSGLMKEYYEDKTMEGIARYENIQELLNGIKEFVDNPETEDKSLGSYLQQIALLTDQDNDDGSSDRVTLMTIHSAKGLEFKHVHIVGLEEDLFPSAMMLSSRADLEEERRLFYVAITRAEKKLTLSYALSRYRYGTLHSCEPSRFLDEVDPRFLKVTERSIPKGPPDFNIPPKFRKTNKPGELPKTAARNLRPLAKKVVSNYKVPNDFEPSNTENLAEGMKVEHPKFGFGKVKKVESYQNQRKAMIYFDNFGEKTLLLSFAKLKIHS; this is encoded by the coding sequence ATGGGTTTGAATTTAGACGTACTTAACGAAGCACAAAAAGCAGCAGTTTTACAAAAAGAGGGCCCGATGATGATCATCGCCGGAGCCGGTTCAGGAAAGACTAGAGTCCTGACATTTAGGATAGCACATCTAATGGATCAGGGTGTGGATAGTTTTAATATTCTGGCACTCACCTTTACCAATAAAGCGGCCAGGGAAATGCGCAATCGAATTGAAACTGAAGTGGGCAATGAAGCCAGAAACCTTTGGATGGGCACTTTCCATTCTGTATTTGCAAGGATACTCAGAGCTGAAGGAGCAAAACTGGGATATCCTAGTAACTTCACTATTTACGACACCGATGATTCAAAATCTCTAATCAAAAGTATTGTAAAGGAATTTAACCTTGACGACAAGTTGTACAAGGCGAATGTTGTATTAAATAGAATTTCAGCCGCTAAATCAAGGTTGATTTCTTCCCAGCAATACATCGATGACCCTATTTATTTATCGGAAGACACAGAAATGCAAAGACCAGAAATTGGAAGAATTTACAAAGCATATGCGGAGCGGTGTTTTAAGTCATCTGCGATGGATTTTGATGATCTTCTTTTCAATACGCACGTTCTTTTCCACAATCATATTGATGTTCTGAACAAGTATCAGGATCGCTTTAAATACGTATTGGTAGATGAGTTTCAGGACACAAATTATTCGCAATATTTAATTACCCGAAAACTTGCCTCAAGATATCAAAACATTTGTGTTGTCGGTGATGATGCCCAAAGCATATATGCTTTTAGGGGTGCTGACATTACGAATATTCTGAATTTTGAAAAAGATTATGACGATTTAAAGGTTTTCAAGCTCGAACAAAACTATCGATCCACCAAAATAATAGTAGAGGCCGCCAATGCTGTTATCAAAAACAATACAGCCCAACTACCTAAAAAAGTATGGACAAGCAATGATGATGGTGATTACATAGAACTGATTCGAGCTACTTCAGACAATGAAGAAGCCAGAATTATTGCGAGTCAAATCTTTCAAAATAAAATGAATGAACAGCTTAACAACAGCGATTTCGCCATTTTATATCGAACGAATGCACAATCAAGAAGCATGGAGGAGGCTCTGAGAAAAATAAATATTCCATACCGCATTTATGGAGGTTTGTCATTTTATCAGAGAAAAGAAATAAAAGATGTAATTGCTTATATCAGGTTCGTTGTCAATCACAATGATGAAGAGGCCTTTAAAAGAATTATAAATTGGCCTAAACGAGGCATCGGCAACACCTCAATTGCAAAACTGATTGTAGCCGCTAATGAAAATAATACAAGTATTTGGGAAGCCTGTAAAATGGCAAATAAAATATTCCCTCAAAGGACTGCTACAGCATTATCAAACTTTGTTACGCTGATCGAAAGCATGTCCATTGATATGGATAAACGAGATGCACACGAGGCAGCTGAAATTATAGTGAAGCGCTCTGGCCTTATGAAAGAATATTATGAAGACAAAACCATGGAAGGCATTGCCAGGTATGAAAATATCCAGGAATTGCTCAATGGTATAAAAGAATTTGTGGACAATCCCGAAACCGAAGACAAATCACTTGGTTCATACCTCCAACAAATAGCTTTATTGACTGATCAGGATAATGACGATGGCAGCAGCGACAGGGTCACACTTATGACAATCCATTCGGCAAAAGGTCTGGAATTTAAACATGTTCATATTGTTGGATTAGAAGAAGATTTATTTCCATCTGCCATGATGCTAAGCAGTCGCGCAGATCTGGAGGAAGAAAGACGCCTATTTTATGTGGCCATAACCCGTGCAGAAAAAAAATTAACGCTATCTTATGCGTTGAGCAGATACAGGTATGGCACGCTACATAGCTGCGAACCATCCAGATTTTTAGATGAAGTGGATCCGAGATTCTTAAAAGTAACGGAAAGGTCGATTCCAAAGGGTCCACCGGATTTTAACATTCCACCAAAATTCAGAAAAACAAACAAACCCGGCGAACTGCCTAAAACAGCTGCTCGAAATCTAAGACCATTGGCCAAAAAAGTGGTATCCAATTACAAAGTTCCAAATGATTTTGAACCCAGTAATACTGAAAATCTGGCCGAAGGTATGAAAGTAGAACATCCAAAATTTGGCTTTGGAAAGGTTAAAAAGGTCGAATCTTATCAAAATCAGCGAAAAGCAATGATATACTTCGATAATTTTGGTGAAAAAACTTTATTACTTAGCTTTGCTAAGCTTAAAATTCATTCCTAG
- a CDS encoding DUF4290 domain-containing protein, with protein sequence MRESRGPLYLREYGRNLQNIVAHIDQVKDKDEKKRLAELAVELMKQINPNMTDSSDNNQVVWDHLYMMSDYQLDVEGPFPKPEREVVQAKPKRLRYPSQRIKFRHYGKNVESLINETLEIKDAEERKSAEIYLARLMKSFYITWNKENVDDEVIIEHLGQMSNYQIKLNIDEVRENRLLEVQTRASNPNRSNTSARSNNRRKGGGGRRRRN encoded by the coding sequence ATGAGAGAGAGTAGAGGCCCTTTGTATTTAAGAGAATACGGGCGAAATCTTCAAAATATAGTTGCTCATATTGATCAGGTCAAAGATAAAGATGAGAAGAAAAGACTAGCCGAATTGGCCGTTGAATTAATGAAACAAATAAACCCGAACATGACCGATAGTTCGGATAACAACCAGGTTGTATGGGATCATTTGTATATGATGTCGGATTATCAACTGGATGTGGAAGGTCCCTTTCCAAAACCGGAACGCGAAGTAGTTCAGGCCAAACCTAAAAGACTTCGCTATCCTAGCCAGAGAATAAAATTTCGGCATTATGGAAAAAATGTTGAGTCCTTAATCAATGAAACACTTGAGATAAAAGATGCCGAAGAAAGAAAATCGGCTGAGATTTATTTGGCGAGATTAATGAAGTCATTTTATATCACCTGGAACAAGGAAAATGTAGACGATGAAGTTATTATTGAGCATTTGGGTCAAATGTCGAACTATCAAATCAAACTTAATATAGATGAGGTTCGGGAAAATCGGTTACTTGAGGTTCAAACCAGGGCCAGCAATCCAAACAGAAGTAATACAAGTGCGCGAAGCAATAACAGACGCAAAGGTGGGGGGGGACGAAGAAGAAGGAATTAA